CCTCGTAGTCCACCTGCCACCGTCGGCGTCGGTGAGAGCACGCTCCCGGGACCCGCTTGCGTTGATGACGAATGCCGGGAGGCTCCGGACGTCATGTCCTGGCTGACCACGGAGAGATTCTTAGCTCAGTTCTGCGGACGTCCCGGTACCTGCCAGGGCTGAGGCAGAACCGGGTTAGGTCATTCGGGGAGGGACCGTAGGTAGGCCATGAGGGCCTTGCCGCGTGGGGAGAGGCGGTAACCGGTCTCCAGGCTTTCGGTGAGGCCGAGGGCTTTGAGGCGGCGGACGTCGGCCTTGAAAGGGAGTTTGTCGCGGTCCAGGTGTTCGGCCAGGTCCAGGGCGCGCAGGCCGGGGTGTTCCTCGATGACGCGGAGGACTTCGCGCGTCCAGGGGGCGCGGCGGCTGCGGGTGTCGATGGTGTCCAGGGCGGTTTTGAGGTCGGCCAGTTCTTGATCGGTCAGGTCGGCGTTCCCGGCAAGTTCCGATCGGGGGTCGGGGCCGCCCAGACGGAGCATGACGCGGTGGTAGCCGCCCTCCTTGGTGCTCTTGGACAGGGCGGTGAGCAGGGCCGCGCGATCATCGAAGCCCGAACGCAGGGCGTCCTCCTCGGTGATCTCCTCTGGGGTGACGGCCGTGACCGAGTCGATGACGATGATCCCCGCCCAGGTGCGCTGCGTGCTCCCCGCGCGGACCCGAGGCTCGGCCCACACCCGGAACACCCGGTCGATCCGCCCACCCGCGATCCCCTCAAGGACCTCCCGCCTGAACAGCATCGTTCCCTCCCGGGTGCTACGCCTCTCCTCCCCCAATCCTCTCCGACGCCGCTACTCGGCGAAACGTGTGGCACCCGCTACGACAAGCTCTCGTCCGCTACCAGGCCGTCCTTGAGATCACCGCCATCAACGAATGGCTCCACCTACTTCGAAACACGCCCGTCGCAAAGCCGTTCAGTTAGGCGGTGGGTCTGGTGGTCAAGGGGCGTAGCCCCTCGGCCAGGTGCGCCGAGATTTCTCCGTGCGTGAGGCCCTTGGCGCTCAGCGACGGCACCGTTCGTCCACGCCGGTCAGGGGCCGCCCTTGGGCCTGAGCACGGTCCACCGGCATCGAGATGACGCGGTACCGGTGATCGTGGGGGGGTGAGCCCGGTGCTGTGTCTATGATCGACAGATGCCCCTGGGCCACCTTGGCGTGAATGTCCGCGACCTTGGCCAAGCCAAGGCGTACTACGACGAGTTAATGCCCCTGGTCGGCTTCGAAACCTTCTTCGCCACCGAGGAGGAGTTCTCGTACCGTCCGGCGGGCGGCAAGCCAGGCACGTATCTGTTCTTCTATCCGGCATTGGAAGACGGCGACTACTCGCGCCACCGTCCGGGTCTCCAGCACCTCGCTTTCATGGTGAAGACTCGAGAGGAGGTCGACCGTCTGCATGAGTGGGCGGTCAAGCGGGGCGCGAACGTGCTCTATGAGCCCCAGGAGTTCCCGCAGTACGGCCCCACCTACTACGCCACCTTCTGGGAAGGTCACGACGGCGTCACTTTGGAGACCGTCTGCCACCGTTAGGGCCGGTGCCGGGTGCGGATCACGCGGGAGATGTGGAGGAGAGCCGTCTGCACCCGGGGGGCGGGACGGCCACCACGGACTCAATCGATCGGGCCCCGGTGGGATGGTCGGTGCCGGAGGGTCAGTGAGTGTCGGCAGCGGACTGGACGGCGGTACGCAGGGCCGCGCGGGTCAGCAGGAGGACGGGCCCGTCAGGGTCCTTGCTGTCCCGCACCGCCACCTCGACGCAGTTGCCGCCATTAGAACCGCTGTAGCTGCTCCTGCACCATGTGAGCCGTGCCAGTTCGACGCAGTTGCCGCCGTTCTCGCCGCTGCGGCTCGCCTTGCGCCAGTCGAGGTTGGTCAGGTCCATTTTTCCAGCGCCTCTTTCAGCTTGTCCCGGGACATGTCTTCGGGGAGCGCTCTCGCACGCAACTCTCTGAGCGATTCGGAAAGTTTGGCTAGATCGGAGGGGTTGTCGGTCGTGATGCCTCGCACCGTCGTCTCCATATAGGCGACCTCGCTCCGGTCCTCCATGGTAGCCACCACGAAAGCGCCACCCGTGCCTGCCGGACGCCCGTTGTTACGAACGACCTGGATGGTGACGTTGGGAAGCTCGCTGAGAGCGATCAGATGCTCTATCTGCTCGCGCATCACCTCGGGCGAGGTCACCAGGTAGTCGAGGACGTGTTCGCTCAAAAGCGCGACAAGCACCGCAGGAGGAGCGTCCGCACGGGTGAGGATGGCCTGACGTGCCATGCGCGCCTCCACGGCTTCGTCCGAGTTGAGGAAGCCGCGGGCGTAGGCCGGAGTCTGGAGAAGCCCGGGGACGATCGTGTGCTCCCAGGTGACGAGTTCTGCGGCGTCCGACTCGGTCTGGGGCCAGTCGAACCAGATCGGTACCGGGTGACCGTCCCGGTTCAGGTCCTCCCACAGGCTGAGAAGCGACCCGTCCGCTTCCAGGTAGGTGTCGACGGTTTCCACAAAGGAGCGGGTGGCGCGCTTCTTGCCATTCTCGATCCGGCTGACCTGCGCTGCGCTGACTCTCGTCAGGTGAGCAATCGTCTCTTGCAGGACGTCTTTGGCTTCTCGTAACCGGCGCATCTGGCGTCCAAAGGCCACGAGCGCGGGGGATTCGCTGGGGTGCTGACGCCGTACCGGCATGATCACTTACCTCCATCGGTAACTTGCACCTATGCCTGTGCGCTTGCTGGCGAGATCCTCTTTTCAGCGGCATGCCAAACCTAGCTCCGAAAGTGGCTGAATGTGTGGTGTTCACCACGCACAGTGAGGAGAGGTCATGGGCGAGGCGGCGTGCAGCGCGAACGAGATGGTGGTGAAGCAGGACCTGGCGGTCGTGGCGGAGGTGCGGCGGTTCGTGCGGCTGGTCACCGGCCGGTGGGGCATGGACGACTTCGTCCCATGCCTGGTCGCCAGCGAGCTCGTCACCAACGCTCTCCGCTACGCGTCCGAGAAGGACGGCGACGTGACCTTGCGGCTGGACCGCACCGAGGACGGCGCGCTGTGGTTGGAGGTCCAGGACGCCACCAACGATCTGCCGCACATGCTGAAGGCGGACACGGGCAGCGAGACGGGCCGGGGCCTGTTCATCGTCGACCAGTATGCCCGCTGCTGGGGCATCCGAGCCCTGGCCGGCGACGTCGGCAAGATCGTCTTCGCAGTCCTGGACTCCCCCTGACGACTACCGGCGGAACGACCTCCCGCCCGCGAACGGCAGGCTATGCGGCGCGGAGGCGGGGGAAGGGGAGGGGCGAACAGGTCGATGTTTCGCGGGTGCGCTCGTCGTCAGGGCTGTCAATGCCCTCAAGAAGGCCAAGATCGCCAAGTTCCGGTTCGTTCTCGACAGCGGATTCGGTCTCCAGACCGGCGAGTGACTCCTGAAGTAGCCGAGGGGCCCGCTTGCTCGGACAGTTGAGAAACGGCGGGCGGCCCGCAGCAATGTGCCGCAACAGGCCAGCCGCCCACCATCCGCCACCATGCTCTGTACAGTCCCTTTCGGGGCTGGCCGCCGGTACGGCATGAGCTCGGTTGTGCGTGTGGCGACGCAGTCGCGGCGCCTGAAGATTTCACCTCCCCGCACGTCAGGAGCCGACGATGGATGACGAGATTCAGCTGATCAGTGACGGCGATGGGCTGGCGGTCATCGGGGATCCGACGACTGTCGAACAGTTCCTCGCCTCTGAGGGACTGCCGTCGAAGGAACTTCGACTGCGACGGCTGGGATCCGCCCTCAACACCGGCGCCGCGGTCGCCCAGGCGGGCTCGGAGATCGCCGCCAACTCGGGTCGCTGGGTGAAGCTGACCAGGGAGTCCGCACAGGCGATCAATAAGTACGGGCTGAGGGAGAGCAAGAAATCAGGTCTCAGCACAGGCGTGCTTAAGGGGAACAAGGGCCAGATCAAGGGGTTCGTCGAGTTCGTGAAGGGACCCGGATCGCTTCTGAGCAATCCGGCGATCCTGGCCGGTGCCGCGGGGATCATGGCGCAGGTCGCGATGCAGCAGACCATGGACGAGATCACCGACTACCTCGCCGCGATCGACGAGAAGGTCGACGACGTGCTCCGCGCTCAGAGGGACGCCGTGCTGGCCAGGATGATCGGAGTGGGCCTCGTCATCGAGGAGTCCATGACCATTCGAGAGAAGAGGGGCCGCGTCGACGAGGTCACGTGGTCGAAGGTGCAGACCGCGCCGACGACGATCGCGGAGACCCAGGCGTACGCGCTGCGTCAACTCGATGCGGCAACGGAGAAGCTGGAACGCGGAACCAAGGTCGGTGATCTCGCCAAGGCGGCCAGGGAGGCGGAGTCCAAGGGCAAGGAGTGGCTCGCCGTTCTAGCGCGATGCTTCCAACTGCAGGATGCGATCGCCGTACTCGAACTCGACCGGGTGCTGGACGTGTCTCCGGAGGAGTTGGACGGGCATCGCCTCGGACTGAAGGCTGCCCGGCAGCACAGACTAGAACTCATCGCGGAGAGCACCGAGCGCCTGATGGCCCGCATGGAAGCGGCTGTCGGCACGGCCAACACCAAGGTCCTCATGCATCCAGCGAAGGCCCCGGCCGTAGTGCAGTCCAGCAATCAGGTCTCGACCGCCATCGTCGAATTCCACGAGCGGCTCGGAATCGAGAGCGCTCGGCAGTCGTCAGAGGCAAGACGATGGGCGGACGCGGCCAAGGAGGTGAGGGACAAGGCGCTCGAGACAGGAGCAGACCGCGTCGACACCGCCAAGCGCCTCGGCAACGAGACCCTCGATCTGGCCAAGTCGGCGAAGGGCAAACTCTCCGACCGAATCGCCGAGCGAGCACTCCGTCGGCAGGGGGACGACAAGGAGCGCGCAGAGAAGGAATGAGCGGGCGCCGACCGCGAGTGCCATAACGTCATCGCCGGCCGGGGCCGCGCCAGTACTGTTGCCGGCCCTTGTCGCGTATGACGATGCCGATCCGTGCCAGCTCGCGGCGCAGTTCCTTGACGGAGGCGCCGGAATCCGAGGACTTCATGGCCTCCGCGCGGGCCGCGAGCAGTGCGTTCGCCAGTTCGGGCAGTTCCGGGGTCTTGGGAACCCAGATCCGGAACTCGTCCTCGTACGGATCATCGGTCACCCAGGCGTAGCCGTTTTCGGTGAAGGCCGCGGCCAGGCGCCGGGCGTTGAAGTCGCACTTCTCCCGGGCGATCTCCTCGCCCTTGGGGCCGAGCAGCACCAGCCGGTCCTTCTCCCGGAAGACGTGGCCGACCTGTTCGCGGGCGATCTCCTGGACGTGACCGGTCCGCTTCAGGATCACCCGCTCGGCGGACACGGTGACCGAGGTCTTCTCCAGGGAGTCGAAGAAGATCAGCGCCGTTCCCGCGAGCGCCCCCAGGGCGACCAGGCCGACGGTGAGCCACGGTTCGGGGATGGAGACCAGCAGTCGGGCGGGGCCCCGCATCGGTGCCCAACGCAGGCCCACCAGCCAGTTCGCCAGCGGATCGAGCAGCCAGGCGACACCTGCCAGCAGCACTGCCGCCGCCGCGTACAGCGCCCCCTGAGCCCACGTCGACCGGGCCAGCGTGGTGGAAGCAGCCGGATGCGATCGCATGTTCAGGACCTTCCAGGCGGCGCGACGGTCCCCTTGGAACGGCGCAGATAATGGTCGATGCGGTTCACGAGGAGCAGCACGCCCACCAGAAGCGCGCTGTTGACGGCGTACTTGGCCGGATACGACGTCTCACCGAGCGGCTCGACCACAAAGGCCAGCGCCGAGTTGACCACGAGCGCGGCCCCGCCGGCCGCCAGGACGTGCCGATGGTTCCAGCCGCGGCGACCGGAATACCGAATCAGGCATCCGGCCGCGACAGCGAGGGCGAGCGCTGCCAGCGCCACCCCCGCCCAGGACGCCGGTGCCAACTGGTTGGTGCCCCACAGCACCACGGCGCCGCATCCCACCAGCCACGGCGGTGGAACCCGGCCCGGTACGGGCGCGGACCGGCGGAGAAGGACGAACGCGGCGATGCCCAGCAGTACGGCGATCGCCGCGGTGGTGCCCAGTTGCGCCGGGCTCGCCATGAAGTCCCTGGTGTGCTCCCTGAAGATGATCGCCGCGCCCAGCCCGTACAGCACGAGCATCGTCGTGATGCCGGTCCGTCCGAGCCATGGACGTCCCGCGTAGCGCGGCGCGCACGCCTCGACGACCGCGATGGGGGCGCCGAAACTCCAGATCACGTGGCCCGCGACGAAGCCCAGCAGGTACTTGGCGCTGAGGCCCAGTTCCGGGATGTGGGTCGGGAGCCGCTCGCGGTCCCAGGACGGCTCGTCCACGAAGTCGGGATTGAACAGGCTCTGGTCGATCAGCCCCGCCTGGACGAGCCCGAACGCCGCAGCCAGCAGCACCATCGTCGGCCAGCCCCGGCCGGTGCGGCGGGCGGCCTCGCGGATCAGTACCGCGACGGTCCCGTAGAGCGGCGCGAGGATGAGCAGCCCGCCGAGCAACTCCAGCGGACGCCCGATGATCTGGTCGTAGCCGATGAGGTACTCGGCGCAGACCGCTGACAGCAGCACCAGCGCCACCACCAGCGCCATCCGGCGCGGCAGCGGAGGCGGGCCGGGGGCATCCACATCCATGATCTTGAACCTAGAAGTCCGGCCCCGCGCCGGCAGCCGCCCAAAGGCGATCGTCGCCGCTCAAAGGTCGGTACCTGACCAGGCTTTGGTCGCCCTGCTCAGGGACGTGCGCCGCGACGACCTCGTGCAAGCGGTCCGGGTGGGCCATGGCCGCTGGACGGCCACCTAAATGATCTCTCGGCGCGTCAGTCGAGGCATTAGGATCCCCCGCTATGTGGCTTCCCTGGCGCTTTGTCGCCTGCGCGACCGTGGTGTACGCCAGTGTGGCCGGGTGCGGAGGCGACGGCGGCCAGAAGCCGAGTTCGAACGGGCGCAGCGGTTTCCCGGCAGCCGCGCCCAGCCCCTTGCCGGCTTCGTCCAGCAAAACCGTTGAACCTTCGCGACTTCAGGCTGCTCTCATCACCAAGAAGTCTGGTCAGCAGGTCCTGTCCGGCCCAGCCAGTGGGAGGTACGGAGACTTGCGCGACGACGACTCTCCGTCCAGAGGCATGCCCGGAGTGCCCGCGCGATGCCAGCACGGGGAGGGCGGCCCGGCACAATGGCCCGCGACGGTCGATGACGCCCCCTCGGCCCAGGTCATCTACCAGTCCGGGCCGGACGGGGTCGGCGAGACGCTCATCTGGGTCCCGGAGGACACGGACATGGCTCGCCTACGTCTGACGATCCCTGCCATCTGCGGGCGCGAGGCGACCACCGAGGTGCAAGGCCGAACAATGATCGTCACCACGAAACCCCTGAGCAAGTCCCAGTTGCCCGCCATTCCCGATGCCGAACTGACCGGCAACCGACTCACGATGACATTCCCCGACGCGGGCATGTCTGCGTACACCACCTGGATCAACGTCCGTTCCGGCCAGTTGGTGATGGCCATGGCGTTCATGGGGACCGAAGAAGGGCTGGGCGCGCACAAGCGCACCGTCGCCGCCGCCTGGAGCCAGGCCCAAGCGGCCGTGAAGTAGCCGCCACCATCAGGCCCACACGCACCCTGCTCGGCATCGAGGTACCTGGCGCGGGCCTCGCAGGGCGGACCTGCCGACACAGATGATCGCTGTAGCCGCCCGACGCCACACCCGATCCCGCCCCGGTCGGCAATATCGTCTTCGCACTCCTCGTCGCCCGGTGAACACCCGCGCCGGATCGCGGGCCACAACTTGCCTACTCCGTCGGCAGATTCGCATGGCGACGTGGGTCGCTGACGGGGGTCCTGCATTGGTCGGCCTACTGATGTCGCCAAGCCGCAGCGCATACCTCTACCCAGGTCGCGAGGTCGGGCACACGATCGATCGTGAGTAGTGAGTACGGCGGGGAACCGTCCAGTGGTGTGACATCTTCGAACGCGTGGTCCGGTGCGAAGAGAAGGAGTCGACCGTCGTCCCGATGCGCCAGCGTGAGATTTCCGTTCGCCTCTACGGCGACGGCGTAGTACTCCTCCGGGTTGATGGAAACCTCCAGGCCGTCGCCTTCCCAGAGCCAGGCGTAGTCGGCCAGGACCTCCGAGACTCGTACACACGTCGCCTGAGCCGTGAGCACCTGGTTCTGGTTGCACCACCAGGTGCTGGGTTCGCCGAACCTCTCGACGATTCCGCCGCAGAGCTTCCAGAAGTTCTTGTGCGTCTCCGGAAACGACCCGCCGTCCGCATCCCCGGGAGGGTTGCAGAGCCATCCCCGTCGACCGTCCGGCGGTCCCCACGCCAGCAGCTCGTACGCACTGTCTCCGACGGAGACGGGGGTGAGAGTCGTCGAGCCGAGCAGTGCGGACAGTTCAGGCAGGTCTTCGGCCGTTCCGCGGGTCCACGGCTGTGGCTCGCCCGCTACGGCGCTCTCTCCGGGTTGGAGGAACCATGAAACCTCCTGGAGAAACCGCTCCCAGTCGCTCATCCTCCGATGATGGCAGGTCCGCCTTTGCCTACCGGTGGCGCGCCCTTGTCGACGCGTTGGTCCGATGCTCTTCGTCAGCGCTGGTTGCTTAGGGGATGGGCGCTTGGGCCCGGTAGTCCCAGACCCGGTTCAATTCGATCTGGTAGTAGAGCGCGTGGAGGCCGAAGAAGAACGACAGGATCAGCCCGATCCAGCCGTTACAGGAGGGCCGTCGGTAGGCCGAGTCCTGCATCCGCGCGATCCGCTCGCCCGTCCGGAAGATAGAGACGTAGGGCGGCACGATGATGATCCACCCGACGAGGACGGCCAGCAGGGCGAGGCCAGGGTTCACCTCCACACCCGAGTCGCGCGCCTCTCGGTTGATCTTGTACCACCACACGAAGTAATAGATCCCAAGGGTGATGAGTGGCCAGACCAGCCAGGTCAGAACCGGATTGCGTCGCTTGCCCGCCGTAGCATGCTCCTCATTCATGCTGTTACGATATTCTGCGGTCTGCCATTCTATTGCATCGTAAATACCAAGAGTTGAAATATTATCGTCAATCTGGCTCGCCCAGGCATGTGCATGGTTGGGCCGCCATCTGCTGATGTTGGGCGACGGGGTCACCGTCGTGCAGTCTGACACTGGATAACCCAATGCCATGTGCGTCACCCTGCGATGTCATTCAGCCATGATGTGCGCGACTGCAAATTAGCGGCCGAAGTCGAAGAAGGGGTCGCCGTCCGAAAGGGGACGTGGTTGCGGGTGGGGTTCCTGTCGCGCGGATGGAATGGGCGGCTTTTCGCGTACTCGAAAGGTGTCCTGGTCGATGGGGTCTGATACCTGGCGGACGGCCTCGGCCATCTCGGCGTTCGGCCATCTCGTCGTGGAGTCCCAGGTGCACTGAGCGAACTGAAAGAATACGTAGCTCGGGTCACTCGATCCGGGAATGTAGTGTAGGCGGGCGCCGCTGAAATCCGTCCCGGTGAGGTCGGCGCCGGTGAA
The sequence above is a segment of the Actinomadura coerulea genome. Coding sequences within it:
- a CDS encoding VOC family protein, which gives rise to MPLGHLGVNVRDLGQAKAYYDELMPLVGFETFFATEEEFSYRPAGGKPGTYLFFYPALEDGDYSRHRPGLQHLAFMVKTREEVDRLHEWAVKRGANVLYEPQEFPQYGPTYYATFWEGHDGVTLETVCHR
- a CDS encoding DUF397 domain-containing protein; this encodes MDLTNLDWRKASRSGENGGNCVELARLTWCRSSYSGSNGGNCVEVAVRDSKDPDGPVLLLTRAALRTAVQSAADTH
- a CDS encoding helix-turn-helix domain-containing protein, with the protein product MPVRRQHPSESPALVAFGRQMRRLREAKDVLQETIAHLTRVSAAQVSRIENGKKRATRSFVETVDTYLEADGSLLSLWEDLNRDGHPVPIWFDWPQTESDAAELVTWEHTIVPGLLQTPAYARGFLNSDEAVEARMARQAILTRADAPPAVLVALLSEHVLDYLVTSPEVMREQIEHLIALSELPNVTIQVVRNNGRPAGTGGAFVVATMEDRSEVAYMETTVRGITTDNPSDLAKLSESLRELRARALPEDMSRDKLKEALEKWT
- a CDS encoding ATP-binding protein, yielding MGEAACSANEMVVKQDLAVVAEVRRFVRLVTGRWGMDDFVPCLVASELVTNALRYASEKDGDVTLRLDRTEDGALWLEVQDATNDLPHMLKADTGSETGRGLFIVDQYARCWGIRALAGDVGKIVFAVLDSP
- a CDS encoding DUF4234 domain-containing protein, which translates into the protein MNEEHATAGKRRNPVLTWLVWPLITLGIYYFVWWYKINREARDSGVEVNPGLALLAVLVGWIIIVPPYVSIFRTGERIARMQDSAYRRPSCNGWIGLILSFFFGLHALYYQIELNRVWDYRAQAPIP